In Teredinibacter franksiae, a single genomic region encodes these proteins:
- a CDS encoding RHS repeat-associated core domain-containing protein: MADELKEPQSSVLKLTPLESFIRGDQQEAKVFTNPGANYQTLPKSTAASELTASLSVLVSTLDKTLQWSEKDLFEQVEYLWDFKNSNLTFVENAFYQFEAQHLLYLGRLDKTLAKLEKNGASESVKQRALAYKASYLKTAKALLDPLSSLLLRDSDAEFFALYSNSSEVYDLASSVDTLTKLISNGDTPILRATTLPVRDSVVSAGTPDLSTTIQPSYLQGSFPSVETEDLVENGDVNFSEKVLALAKSLSYDPVKIYNHVRNTVSNEYYFGAMQGAENTLLKEAGNSTDQSSLLISLLRASGIPSRYVHGVIELPVEAFQLQLGIQDPTEISKAIRAAGIPSSAIIRGGRIAAIQLEHTWVSAFVPYANYRGVSVDASGKTWLPLFPAVKGVTYRPAGQLLSDSQIDLGALADNYFTAIQTNSITTQITQNLQSYIAEAGGTEKLDTHLSEVVITEVESGYLPNSAPAAVVGVLSEQAQLADELRHWVTFKVYQGQSNTDASLIEKRVPLSSLDDQRVTLSYLPGSAESQNVVHSFGGLGSTPAYLIDLRPQIKVNGVVIATGTHALPMGNDHLIELVIKGPGYEERIKKHIVAGSYHAAAISAQKVQNEGDSAESDADTEYDAARILSQLARRYLHAWDNSDELLANLAHRKIIRPVPSVTFVSNDVEIVRVFDLPQQLNWQGVTLDAALRNVRTFSKTENSLASANWMELSALEGSYWEHRLLEQSFNVNSVSADKVIATAVETGQTVLSLNSGNIESQLPSLNHSDAVLADIAQWVSLGYQVTVPIGPIQVDAWTGSGWRVKDSVTGGAGYFLSGGIAGGNSAVIPTNWPEDIANALAQPYEGRINLDALAAESVYLVPATDNQWSTVNTQIEEPLRVIVEDKDGARVHNAQVTFTITAGGGLFGSNDPESGTLTTVAHTDSLGIARIEDFYYPKSTLGNHSYALLDDEGEAQQHYTRVSKILIDIAVNVEDGEIRPLEPFTLFATPGEPARIFNNATGFEVRDTRYPASLEWRMAHPFSVVVVDAFDNPISNLGIEVSTLTPELAAGYVHPSSTVTDPMLFIDYDIYNLRHEACDQTAVSLRTCGSANIVLSSNAEGAAIIPLVGRSTDGGYTFPVLIASGGISQILDIPASQPEPGELQVFYSSPSTVYGSIDYVEVSKVSRDRLITVYWQPSEGAPNLTLEAVKTGVDFYIADALSLDPYVVSPENYSSLDGETQAEILNFDIQHGDGISRITYDFLASSAVGGSVINLLQGGTKHSDYSGPKHIDLKFIDPGPIPVELSSISDQSGGSVREGFEIGFSVKPWSTVEQFADIIVEQEGQLFYFNSGIFDPTLPPESTYEGGAIPPNFWQSPRKVSTFLPRGIGFDFTKEYLASGHFFFGTEQHIESDKVELEFDVDTIIDYVGSFELYTEDVEQFGYGALDFRNPFVYSFIHSDIANETTCSGAGAIRFSLTRDVNITIEVYNGESSTVVETLESSTSYPRGTHHVVVPVLDLGVGFFTYKIIAEDPAGERATEERMGAISIASRIVNSLPLAHANYENVDLFDGSLSISRSDIQLPGRGVPISLNRTYSSTSKSVGRMGMGWNHSYDSKIMRSACGGLTVAGGEGGGQTFTKENGQWVPQKGYHGALVETLDGYDFFSKSGNRYHYAKYNFGPRKTWYLETITDANGNVTKLAYDPAANRHAKLTAVENGLHKLHFTYQDYQNPVFLDQQGPIVSRSYVCVPGQNCNPEAEPANVLIDVSYGYDEQGRLTAATYTGYPTQPLPTTGLNTRTENYTYKITSQSEYFDDSGITNLDARTERAAIHQIIDFRSKPTTYDTEVNTVPINHLGTESIERISSVAKITKPEGGEITFDYRGLDTRQSISTVVNGPREGAQTTYYMNRYGAPERIVSPAGTKEILWDFTDDIEMRSMIDENGVQTIYAYDDAGNTISEKIGGVPNAEIVSRYWPTFGSSIKNRLQFRIDRNGEKTSYVYDSRGNLEVIEYPAVQVKTSKEEYLPDGLHIPVGTFTEHFGYDSNGDKLVSIDKNGNYTRYTYDDYGNVKAKINADVKTTNQTWNALGLKTHVRDARSSHENDNRYLTEYFYDGLNNLIYIQNPIAQGQPSHKTFTYDQNGNKLTETDEEGKTTTWTYYDENRVWTETNADEKTRTFTYDEAGNLKTETSFREGSLTTYGYDLANRLTNITGPENRTITQSYDGVGNLKTAYVTSDRVTTHHYDSYNRKERTEISGGPALVTTYYQYDHNGNLRTQIDAELNETRYEYDELNRRVNQIEEEGRSLGFAYDKNGNLIAEIDGNNGVLTRKYSVLNRVEEEADAYLNAHKSGVTPIYPRTFHYDAVGNLLSQTDRRGYLTTHTYDPLNRQLSTTIKGYVEGEEQDIKSAYTHYKIGSLKSELLPNGNLVEYVYDDLHRLTLKKDLLGNIESRTYDNDGNPNTATNAEGHTTTYNYDLLNRLKTETLHDKRYTENAYDVYGNVERTRDYAGNEREYDYDFLNRLWRAYDPAPFEQQYEEYTYDKVGNRTVVKDRLENTTYYAYDDLNRLREITYPEVPDAEGNPTSYTEVFGYDHNNNQNSATNRRGVETVTYYDENNRVERIEKQAIPILRERSYDGENNVILETDAEENTSSFYYDPRGLQIRASHPHAAITHFKYDTLGNRVYVQNPEGVETKSGYGLRNWLDYQDHVNSDGEMVRTNYTYYDDGQLWEKTTPEGGEWTYTYDTTNRLETIGTNATVGNTAYTYHDNNTLETQTDGEGNITTFFYDELNRRTQITYDEDDATVTYDLYDANGNLKDMTDANGQTTQFNYDNLNREILRTYARVASALNGQVETVATTYDNNNNITDVVETYDTLGTKTYQWGYDGFDRNDLYTDAFGKTTEYRYDNNGNRLRIIDPDKVVTVYSYDDLNRVNTVTNSSGITHYDYYRDSQIKKVTYPASITSGYRYNPSGRVSSIENKQNNALVSRFEYRYDNNGNRTQQIETNGGDAETTAYGYDLIDRLERVEYPDITATYGYDDSYNRTSEEHVLNNDGTPQLDRTYNYNGRNQLTDIADNLDAGQSIVYGYDLAGNQITKTKAGETTEFIYDARHNLRKVQVGGSSVGQFLYDAQSLRTEKIGDRGTERYTYDDQSVLLQYNETNTTQAKYEYGPNRLLSLSHTTEGTQFYLTDALNSVVNLANENGAIQARYQYDAWGNKRNEVGSSWNRFAFTGYEEDTESGLLYAKARFYDPDTGRFLSHDPWEGDVNTPPSLHRYLYAYGNPTVWVDLTGEAPFLAELTQRFADASDSAMSHALEMRQYQGGVLGHTVATFSELGAKGLSLLGAGSGMANLSADAAISGVATNLEYFGAEFSEYGVVSDSRHNLSQTKQSLIAIGQGIKTLATSRDARAELGIAAYEGAVSTAQGVSRGDAKAWQNLNSAWGGSGIDALAGGPLKPFLRMGPTVAEAGKTGLKIAKEASGAVGTQLKKLKENLNAPSNPMIKQMGAAGDLNKAARDRAAGVTKSRGYDRPEVETKSGKAVKQKNATDEWDNFLGDKQTNIDPRDGLPDPDRIWSADGKRSIRFGEHEMNSKPNKLHYHQETWHDDKVENVLQRIPQ; this comes from the coding sequence AACACTGTTTCGAACGAATACTATTTCGGTGCAATGCAGGGGGCTGAAAATACGCTCCTAAAAGAAGCCGGGAACAGTACCGATCAAAGCTCACTGCTCATTAGCTTGTTGCGCGCCTCCGGAATTCCGTCTCGCTATGTTCACGGTGTGATTGAACTTCCTGTTGAGGCATTTCAGCTGCAACTGGGTATTCAAGACCCTACCGAAATTTCCAAAGCTATCAGGGCTGCGGGTATTCCAAGTTCTGCAATCATTCGAGGTGGCAGAATTGCTGCAATTCAGTTGGAACATACATGGGTTTCGGCCTTTGTTCCATACGCGAATTATCGCGGTGTTTCCGTTGATGCTTCAGGGAAAACCTGGTTGCCGTTGTTTCCAGCAGTAAAGGGTGTGACATATAGGCCAGCTGGACAACTATTAAGTGACTCGCAGATCGATCTTGGGGCCTTAGCTGACAATTACTTCACTGCAATTCAAACAAACAGTATCACAACTCAAATTACACAAAATTTGCAAAGCTATATCGCTGAAGCAGGTGGTACCGAAAAGCTAGACACTCACTTGAGTGAAGTTGTTATAACTGAAGTAGAAAGCGGCTACTTGCCAAATAGCGCGCCTGCAGCCGTTGTTGGTGTGTTGTCAGAGCAAGCTCAGTTGGCTGATGAACTTCGACATTGGGTGACATTCAAAGTGTACCAGGGACAAAGCAACACCGATGCTTCCTTAATCGAAAAACGCGTACCCCTTTCTTCCTTAGATGACCAGAGAGTAACCTTATCCTATTTACCGGGTTCTGCAGAATCTCAAAACGTCGTTCACAGTTTTGGCGGTTTGGGATCAACGCCCGCATACTTGATTGACCTGCGTCCTCAAATTAAGGTTAACGGCGTAGTAATCGCTACCGGTACGCATGCTCTGCCCATGGGTAATGACCACCTAATTGAGCTAGTTATTAAGGGGCCAGGCTATGAAGAGCGAATTAAAAAACACATTGTCGCCGGCTCGTATCATGCGGCTGCGATCAGCGCACAAAAAGTTCAAAACGAAGGAGATAGCGCTGAATCAGATGCAGACACTGAATACGATGCCGCGCGCATACTGTCGCAACTGGCCCGCCGATACTTACATGCATGGGATAATAGCGATGAGTTGCTCGCGAATCTTGCACACCGAAAAATCATAAGGCCTGTACCCTCCGTAACGTTTGTAAGCAATGATGTCGAAATCGTAAGAGTTTTCGATCTTCCGCAACAATTAAATTGGCAGGGCGTAACCCTCGATGCGGCTCTGCGGAACGTGCGCACATTTTCAAAAACCGAAAATTCCCTAGCAAGCGCTAATTGGATGGAACTCTCCGCACTGGAAGGTTCTTACTGGGAGCACCGTCTTTTAGAGCAGAGCTTCAATGTTAATAGTGTCTCTGCCGATAAAGTAATTGCTACCGCTGTTGAAACCGGGCAAACGGTGTTATCGCTTAATAGCGGAAATATTGAGTCTCAATTACCTTCTTTGAATCACAGCGATGCAGTGCTGGCCGACATAGCGCAATGGGTTTCATTGGGGTACCAGGTTACTGTGCCTATAGGCCCAATACAGGTTGATGCGTGGACAGGGTCTGGCTGGCGGGTAAAAGACAGTGTTACAGGTGGTGCAGGGTACTTTTTATCTGGTGGAATTGCCGGCGGTAATTCCGCTGTCATTCCAACCAACTGGCCTGAAGACATCGCTAATGCCCTGGCCCAACCGTATGAAGGCCGTATAAATCTAGATGCTCTTGCTGCAGAGAGTGTTTACTTAGTCCCTGCTACTGACAACCAGTGGAGTACCGTAAACACACAAATAGAAGAGCCGCTACGCGTTATTGTTGAAGATAAAGATGGTGCCAGGGTGCATAACGCACAGGTCACCTTCACCATTACCGCTGGAGGTGGCTTATTCGGAAGTAATGATCCCGAAAGTGGAACTCTCACCACGGTAGCGCATACGGATTCACTTGGTATTGCCCGCATTGAAGATTTTTATTACCCAAAGTCGACCCTCGGTAATCATAGCTATGCACTATTAGACGACGAAGGCGAAGCACAGCAACACTACACACGAGTCAGTAAAATTCTAATAGACATTGCCGTCAATGTTGAAGACGGTGAAATTCGCCCCCTAGAGCCTTTTACTCTTTTTGCCACACCAGGAGAGCCTGCCCGAATATTTAATAACGCAACGGGGTTTGAAGTTAGAGATACGCGATATCCAGCTAGCCTGGAATGGCGAATGGCTCACCCCTTTTCCGTTGTAGTGGTAGATGCATTTGACAACCCGATTTCGAATCTTGGAATCGAAGTATCAACATTAACGCCAGAGTTGGCAGCAGGGTATGTTCATCCCAGTAGTACGGTCACAGACCCAATGTTGTTTATAGACTACGACATATACAATCTTAGGCATGAAGCCTGTGATCAAACGGCAGTATCGCTGCGAACCTGTGGATCGGCCAACATTGTACTCTCCAGTAACGCAGAAGGAGCGGCGATTATTCCTCTTGTAGGAAGAAGTACCGATGGTGGCTATACTTTTCCCGTACTGATTGCGTCCGGGGGAATTTCTCAAATTCTTGATATCCCCGCCAGCCAACCTGAGCCAGGTGAGCTTCAGGTATTCTATTCGAGCCCCAGCACTGTATACGGCAGTATCGATTACGTTGAGGTATCAAAAGTATCGCGTGATCGTTTAATTACCGTATATTGGCAACCATCCGAAGGCGCTCCCAACCTAACACTGGAAGCAGTTAAAACTGGCGTAGATTTTTATATTGCAGACGCACTATCCCTAGACCCTTATGTTGTCAGCCCAGAGAATTACTCTTCTTTAGACGGTGAAACACAAGCCGAAATACTCAATTTTGATATTCAGCACGGCGATGGTATATCTCGAATTACCTACGATTTTCTTGCGTCCTCCGCCGTAGGGGGAAGCGTTATTAATCTTCTCCAGGGCGGAACAAAGCATTCGGATTACTCTGGTCCAAAACACATAGATCTAAAATTTATCGATCCAGGCCCAATCCCCGTTGAGCTATCGAGCATTTCTGACCAAAGCGGCGGTAGTGTACGCGAGGGGTTCGAAATAGGGTTTAGCGTTAAGCCATGGTCAACGGTGGAACAGTTTGCTGACATTATTGTTGAGCAAGAAGGGCAGTTATTCTACTTTAATTCAGGCATATTTGACCCAACACTGCCACCAGAAAGTACTTACGAAGGTGGCGCTATTCCGCCGAATTTCTGGCAAAGCCCAAGAAAGGTATCAACCTTTTTGCCGCGCGGCATTGGTTTTGATTTTACCAAAGAGTACCTTGCTTCCGGTCATTTCTTTTTTGGTACAGAGCAACATATAGAATCGGATAAAGTTGAACTTGAATTTGATGTGGATACCATTATCGACTACGTCGGTAGTTTCGAACTATACACCGAAGATGTTGAACAGTTCGGGTATGGCGCATTGGATTTTCGTAATCCATTTGTTTATAGTTTTATTCATTCCGACATCGCGAATGAAACAACGTGTTCGGGGGCGGGTGCTATTCGTTTTAGCCTCACGCGGGATGTCAATATTACGATAGAGGTCTACAACGGGGAATCTAGCACCGTCGTAGAAACACTCGAAAGCTCAACGTCGTATCCCCGAGGCACACATCATGTTGTGGTTCCTGTGCTGGATCTCGGTGTGGGTTTCTTTACCTACAAAATTATCGCGGAAGACCCCGCCGGTGAGCGGGCAACAGAAGAACGTATGGGTGCGATCTCTATCGCATCACGTATAGTGAACTCACTACCATTAGCACACGCAAACTACGAAAACGTCGATCTGTTCGATGGAAGCCTTTCAATCTCCCGTTCTGATATACAGCTACCGGGTCGTGGTGTACCGATAAGCCTAAATCGTACCTATTCCAGTACATCAAAAAGTGTTGGACGTATGGGTATGGGGTGGAACCATAGTTACGATTCGAAAATCATGCGTTCAGCCTGTGGTGGCCTAACCGTTGCTGGAGGTGAAGGTGGCGGTCAAACTTTTACAAAGGAAAATGGTCAGTGGGTGCCGCAAAAGGGGTATCACGGAGCGCTAGTTGAGACTTTAGATGGTTACGACTTCTTCAGCAAAAGCGGCAACCGTTATCATTATGCTAAATATAACTTCGGCCCGCGCAAAACCTGGTATTTGGAAACCATAACCGATGCTAACGGTAACGTAACCAAGTTGGCTTACGATCCAGCGGCTAATAGGCACGCCAAGTTAACAGCAGTAGAAAATGGTCTTCACAAACTGCATTTCACCTATCAAGATTATCAAAACCCTGTATTCCTAGACCAGCAAGGACCAATTGTTTCCCGTAGCTACGTCTGTGTGCCGGGACAAAATTGTAACCCAGAAGCGGAGCCTGCAAACGTACTTATTGATGTAAGTTATGGTTACGACGAGCAGGGGCGACTAACAGCGGCTACTTATACTGGGTACCCAACGCAACCCCTTCCAACAACGGGCCTAAATACGCGAACCGAAAATTATACCTACAAGATTACAAGTCAGTCGGAATACTTTGACGATAGCGGTATAACGAATTTAGATGCGCGTACAGAGCGAGCCGCTATACACCAAATTATTGACTTCAGGTCTAAACCAACAACTTATGATACTGAAGTGAATACCGTTCCAATTAACCACCTTGGTACAGAGAGTATTGAGCGCATATCGAGCGTTGCAAAAATTACCAAGCCCGAAGGTGGAGAGATTACCTTTGACTACCGAGGTTTAGATACTCGCCAGTCAATATCCACCGTTGTTAATGGCCCACGTGAAGGTGCGCAAACCACCTATTACATGAACCGCTATGGTGCACCTGAGCGTATCGTGAGCCCGGCAGGTACAAAAGAAATCCTGTGGGACTTCACTGACGATATTGAAATGCGTTCTATGATAGACGAAAATGGTGTTCAAACCATTTACGCCTACGATGATGCTGGTAACACCATTAGCGAAAAAATCGGCGGTGTACCTAACGCCGAAATAGTTTCGCGATACTGGCCTACATTTGGAAGCAGCATTAAAAACCGGTTGCAATTTCGTATCGACCGAAATGGGGAGAAAACCTCCTACGTCTACGATTCTCGGGGTAACCTGGAAGTTATTGAATACCCGGCTGTTCAAGTAAAAACGTCTAAAGAAGAGTACCTGCCAGATGGGCTTCATATACCCGTAGGTACTTTTACCGAACATTTTGGTTATGACTCAAATGGCGATAAGCTCGTTTCAATCGACAAAAATGGCAACTACACACGCTATACCTATGATGATTATGGCAACGTAAAGGCAAAAATAAATGCAGACGTTAAAACCACTAATCAAACATGGAACGCTTTAGGGCTTAAAACGCATGTTCGCGATGCTCGCAGCTCACACGAAAATGATAATCGCTACTTAACTGAATACTTTTACGATGGCCTCAACAACCTCATTTACATTCAGAACCCAATAGCGCAGGGGCAGCCTAGCCACAAAACATTTACCTACGACCAAAACGGTAATAAGCTCACTGAAACCGACGAAGAAGGTAAGACCACTACCTGGACATACTACGATGAAAACAGGGTGTGGACAGAAACAAATGCAGACGAAAAAACCCGTACCTTCACCTATGACGAAGCCGGCAATCTAAAAACAGAAACAAGCTTTAGAGAGGGTAGCCTAACCACTTACGGCTATGACCTCGCCAATCGCTTAACCAACATCACCGGCCCAGAAAACAGAACAATCACACAATCGTACGACGGTGTTGGCAACCTTAAAACAGCATATGTCACTTCAGACCGTGTCACCACCCACCACTACGATTCATACAACAGAAAAGAACGCACAGAAATTAGCGGTGGGCCCGCGCTAGTAACTACGTATTATCAGTACGACCATAATGGCAATTTGCGCACACAAATAGATGCGGAACTCAATGAAACACGCTATGAGTATGATGAGCTAAATCGCAGAGTTAACCAAATTGAAGAGGAGGGGCGCTCCTTAGGCTTTGCCTATGACAAAAATGGCAACCTAATCGCTGAAATCGATGGTAATAATGGTGTATTAACGCGCAAGTATTCTGTTTTAAACCGTGTTGAAGAAGAAGCAGACGCATATTTAAATGCGCATAAAAGTGGTGTTACACCTATATACCCTCGTACATTCCACTACGATGCCGTTGGTAATTTGTTGTCTCAAACCGACCGTAGGGGTTACTTAACAACCCATACTTACGACCCGCTTAATCGTCAGCTTTCTACCACCATAAAAGGCTATGTTGAGGGTGAAGAACAAGACATTAAATCCGCATACACCCACTATAAAATCGGTTCGCTTAAATCTGAATTATTGCCAAACGGTAATCTCGTTGAATATGTTTATGATGACTTACACCGTTTAACCCTCAAAAAAGACCTTCTCGGGAATATTGAATCGCGCACCTACGACAATGACGGCAACCCTAACACGGCCACCAACGCCGAAGGGCATACCACAACCTATAATTATGACCTTCTCAACCGTTTAAAAACCGAAACCTTACACGATAAGCGCTATACCGAAAACGCGTACGATGTCTATGGTAATGTTGAAAGAACCCGCGACTACGCCGGTAACGAACGGGAATACGATTACGACTTTTTAAACCGTCTGTGGCGCGCCTACGATCCAGCGCCTTTCGAGCAGCAATACGAAGAATATACCTACGATAAAGTTGGAAACCGCACGGTGGTTAAAGACCGCCTAGAAAACACAACATACTACGCGTACGACGATTTAAACCGACTACGGGAAATTACCTACCCCGAGGTGCCAGACGCTGAAGGCAACCCAACAAGCTATACAGAAGTGTTCGGCTACGACCATAACAACAATCAAAACAGCGCTACGAACCGTCGCGGTGTTGAAACAGTTACCTACTATGATGAAAATAACCGTGTAGAACGAATTGAAAAGCAGGCCATACCCATTTTACGCGAGCGTAGCTACGACGGTGAAAATAACGTTATTCTCGAAACCGATGCCGAAGAGAATACCAGCAGTTTCTATTATGACCCGCGTGGGCTACAAATTCGGGCTTCTCACCCGCATGCCGCCATTACGCATTTTAAATACGATACCCTGGGGAACCGGGTCTATGTACAAAACCCCGAGGGTGTCGAAACGAAGAGCGGCTACGGCTTGCGTAACTGGCTGGATTACCAAGACCACGTAAATTCAGACGGCGAAATGGTGCGTACAAATTATACCTATTACGATGATGGTCAGTTATGGGAAAAAACGACCCCAGAGGGTGGTGAATGGACCTACACCTACGATACCACCAACCGGCTAGAAACCATTGGCACCAACGCAACCGTGGGTAATACCGCCTACACCTACCACGACAACAATACGCTCGAAACCCAAACCGATGGCGAAGGCAACATAACCACGTTCTTCTATGACGAACTGAACCGTAGAACGCAAATCACCTACGACGAAGATGACGCGACGGTTACCTACGACTTATACGATGCCAATGGTAACCTCAAAGACATGACCGATGCCAACGGCCAAACAACCCAGTTCAACTACGACAACCTTAACCGTGAAATACTGCGCACCTATGCCCGTGTTGCTTCAGCACTTAACGGGCAGGTCGAAACCGTAGCAACCACCTACGACAACAATAACAACATCACCGATGTCGTTGAAACCTACGATACTCTAGGCACCAAAACCTACCAGTGGGGCTACGACGGTTTCGACCGCAACGATTTATATACTGATGCCTTTGGTAAAACCACCGAGTATCGCTACGACAATAACGGCAACCGGCTGCGTATTATCGACCCAGACAAGGTTGTTACCGTTTACAGTTATGACGATTTAAACCGTGTAAACACCGTAACCAATAGCTCAGGCATTACCCACTACGACTATTACCGCGATAGCCAGATCAAGAAGGTTACCTACCCCGCGTCTATCACCAGTGGTTACCGGTATAACCCATCAGGCCGCGTTTCCTCCATTGAAAACAAACAAAACAACGCGCTTGTTAGCCGTTTTGAATACCGCTACGACAATAACGGTAACCGAACACAACAAATAGAAACCAACGGTGGAGATGCGGAAACAACCGCCTATGGGTACGACTTAATTGACCGTTTAGAGCGTGTTGAGTACCCCGATATAACCGCCACCTACGGTTACGACGATAGCTACAACCGTACCAGCGAAGAACATGTGCTGAATAACGACGGTACACCACAGTTAGACCGCACCTATAACTACAACGGCCGTAACCAACTAACCGATATTGCCGACAATTTGGATGCAGGCCAAAGCATTGTATACGGCTACGATTTGGCCGGTAACCAAATCACTAAAACCAAAGCGGGTGAAACTACCGAGTTTATTTACGATGCGCGCCACAACCTACGTAAGGTGCAAGTGGGTGGCTCTTCAGTTGGGCAGTTCCTTTACGATGCCCAGAGCCTGCGTACCGAAAAAATTGGCGATAGAGGAACTGAACGCTACACCTACGACGACCAGTCTGTACTGTTGCAGTACAACGAAACCAACACCACACAGGCCAAGTACGAATACGGCCCCAACCGCTTGTTAAGCCTTTCTCATACAACCGAAGGCACCCAGTTCTATCTCACCGATGCACTTAACAGTGTGGTAAACCTTGCCAACGAAAATGGTGCTATTCAGGCGCGCTACCAGTACGACGCCTGGGGTAATAAACGAAACGAAGTGGGTAGTTCCTGGAACCGTTTTGCCTTTACCGGGTATGAGGAAGATACCGAGAGTGGGCTGTTGTATGCCAAGGCGCGATTTTATGACCCGGATACCGGGCGGTTCTTAAGCCATGATCCGTGGGAGGGGGACGTTAATACCCCGCCTAGTTTGCATCGGTATTTGTATGCTTATGGGAATCCTACGGTTTGGGTGGATCTAACAGGTGAAGCTCCATTTCTCGCCGAATTGACTCAGCGATTTGCTGACGCATCAGACAGCGCTATGTCCCATGCACTTGAAATGAGGCAGTACCAAGGTGGTGTGCTTGGACACACAGTAGCAACTTTCTCTGAATTAGGAGCTAAGGGGCTAAGTCTCCTTGGCGCCGGATCTGGAATGGCTAATTTGAGTGCTGACGCCGCAATCAGTGGCGTCGCTACAAACCTAGAGTATTTTGGAGCAGAGTTTAGTGAATACGGTGTAGTAAGTGATTCTAGGCATAACCTGAGCCAAACAAAACAATCGCTAATCGCAATTGGTCAGGGTATTAAGACCCTGGCGACTTCTCGTGACGCTAGGGCTGAGTTAGGTATTGCAGCTTATGAGGGGGCGGTTAGTACCGCGCAAGGCGTGAGTCGTGGTGATGCAAAAGCGTGGCAAAATTTAAACTCAGCTTGGGGTGGGTCTGGTATTGATGCGCTAGCTGGAGGACCGCTAAAGCCTTTTCTTAGGATGGGGCCAACGGTAGCTGAAGCCGGTAAGACGGGACTAAAGATTGCTAAAGAGGCGTCAGGAGCCGTTGGTACTCAGCTGAAAAAGCTCAAGGAGAATTTAAACGCGCCTAGTAATCCCATGATTAAGCAAATGGGAGCAGCTGGTGATCTTAATAAGGCTGCTCGGGATAGGGCTGCTGGGGTTACAAAGAGTAGAGGCTATGACCGCCCTGAAGTAGAAACTAAGAGTGGTAAGGCTGTAAAGCAGAAAAACGCAACTGATGAGTGGGATAACTTCTTAGGTGATAAGCAAACAAATATAGACCCTAGAGATGGGCTTCCAGATCCTGATCGAATTTGGTCGGCAGATGGTAAGAGAAGTATTAGGTTTGGTGAGCATGAAATGAATAGTAAGCCAAATAAACTTCATTACCACCAAGAAACCTGGCACGACGATAAAGTAGAAAATGTATTGCAGAGGATTCCCCAGTGA